A single Bos mutus isolate GX-2022 chromosome 25, NWIPB_WYAK_1.1, whole genome shotgun sequence DNA region contains:
- the PSMG3 gene encoding proteasome assembly chaperone 3, which yields MEGKPLLTSKQKTAVVCGVPTQVVCTAFSSHILVVVTQLGKMGTLVSLEPSSVTSDVGKPVLTTKVLLGKDEPLVHVFAKNLVAFVSQEAGNRAVLLALATKDKSMEAVKALQEVIQACQVW from the exons ATGGAAGGTAAACCCTTGCTGACGTCCAAGCAGAAGACTGCGGTGGTGTGCGGAGTCCCCACCCAGGTGGTCTGCACGGCCTTCAGCAGCCACATCCTGGTGGTGGTGACCCAGCTGGGGAAGATGGGTACCCTGGTCTCCCTGGAGCCCAGCAGTGTGACTAGTGACGTCGGCAAGCCTGTGCTGACCACCAAAGTCCTCCTCGGGAAGGATGAG CCTCTCGTCCATGTCTTCGCAAAGAACCTGGTGGCATTTGTGTCTCAAGAAGCTGGGAACAGAGCCGTTCTTCTTGCCCTGGCCACGAAGGACAAGAGCATGGAGGCAGTGAAGGCCCTGCAGGAGGTGATCCAGGCGTGCCAGGTGTGGTGA